The bacterium genomic interval GTTGCGGGCAATCTGGTTGCGCACCTCCTGCGACGGGTCGGTCTCCAGAAACGGCATGATTCGTGTGCCATCAAGCCAGCTCATATGCATTGCCCCTTTTTATCTCTTCTCCTTCATCATCAGCATGCTATCCGAGTGAAGGGAGTTTCTTTCCACCAATAATATGAAGATGAAGATAAGGCACCTCTTGGCCACTATCTTCCCCACAGTTAAAAATTAAACGATACCCGGAGGATTCGATCCCCTCATTTCTCGCTACCTGTGAAGCGACAAATAAAAGATGTCCAAGTAACGCGGGGTCAGTTTCCTGACTTATAGAACTCACGTCTCGAATAAACTCTTTCGGAATGCAGAGGAGGTGCACCGGTGCCTGAGGCTGTATGTCTCGAATGACAATACAACGCTCGTCCTCATACACTTTGTCTGCCGGTATCTCACCAGCCAATATTTTATGGAAGACAGTTATTTCACTCATGCTTTTCATTTCCTTCGGCATAAAACTCCCTTCACTATAGAGCTGTCGAACGTATCCCCCAATAGCTTTCTCCTGAAATGCCCAAGTGAATCGAGATACTCCAAAAATGTCAGCATGCCTTTTGCAGCTCTTCGTACGGCGGGAAGTCGAAATTGTTATAGCATCAATAAATACAGTCAGTTATGAATCTACTGTTCTCTCTCACCGATGGGCAAAATGTGCGTGCATGCTCAGAAATGCACAACTCTGCCGTAGAGAATCCAACTATCCGAAATTCGCGGTTCATAGACGGCTCTTTTCTCCGCCCATTTGAAGAACGACTGTGTAAGCGCGGATTTTTATCATTCGGTGAGAATCAACCAGACGACTACCCATTCTGGTTCCAGTATGAGCAGATCCGGAATCGGGCCCTCTGGCAAACTGGAAAATCACTCTCTGCCCTGGAGCATACCCTCATCTGGGTGAACCCAATCATGCTTCTTGAACGGCTCATTGAAAACAGTCAAGAAGAAACACAGCAGATGGGAGCAGGAGGCGAGATGAATTCGTATCTCAGACTTTTAGGTGAAGCACTTCAACAAGCCTTACCCAGCCTCCATGCTTTAAGTGTCATTGGCGCAGAGCTTCAGGCCACCCTTTCTGAGATACCCCTTCATGAGATGACCTTGGACGAGATTGTCAAAAAGTAAGCAAAAAAAAGCCTGACCCTTGAGGATCAGGCTTTTCTCGAAGAGGGAGCGCATATACATGCACTCCCTCTTTTAAGCATCGACTTAGAAGTAGCTGCTTAACTGAAGAATCCAACGAGTTTCAATCTCATCATCTTCTCCGTTAATAGGAGCAGCTAAGTCCTTATCAAGCATGGAGTACCCGAGCTGAGCCTTCATGTGGTTTTTCCACCAGTAGTAGTTCAACCCAAGGTTCACCTCGTTAACATCGTCAGCAACAGCAGTTCCGTCGTTACAAACGTTTACGCTGTTTCCAAGTCCACCCTGGATATCGTTTCCGATAGCAGCTCCGTTATCACAATCGATGTACCCGTATCGCAGAGCAAGTTCCCACTCCTT includes:
- a CDS encoding histidine triad nucleotide-binding protein; this encodes MSEITVFHKILAGEIPADKVYEDERCIVIRDIQPQAPVHLLCIPKEFIRDVSSISQETDPALLGHLLFVASQVARNEGIESSGYRLIFNCGEDSGQEVPYLHLHIIGGKKLPSLG